The following are from one region of the Actinomycetota bacterium genome:
- a CDS encoding DUF3105 domain-containing protein, with amino-acid sequence MADRERPTKRERREHARAERREREATAAREERRRRIVTVVVTIAVVAGVAALLVFTREPPAPAGVTISPAAADAAQDAAGCEAVEIPPAASTQHLDEPAPPAEQLYAVRPTDSGRHFAITARVATYDEPVDERRTTHNLEHGSVVVWYRPGVLPDEQVSALKDWASARNRAGFQGQGGAGIIVSPWEGMFQSSDKALAVRAWTVAMDCDRFEEQALDKFLIENFGTHGRAPEAAIARYPEDVLSFEEDGATPQQTTPPPTPGDATPDEESPTPGPTQPAETEPSPAG; translated from the coding sequence GTGGCCGACCGGGAACGTCCGACCAAGCGCGAGCGGCGGGAGCATGCCCGCGCCGAGCGCCGAGAACGAGAGGCGACGGCAGCCCGCGAGGAGCGCCGGAGGCGGATCGTCACCGTCGTCGTCACGATCGCTGTCGTGGCGGGGGTCGCGGCGCTGCTGGTGTTCACACGTGAGCCACCGGCTCCGGCGGGCGTCACGATCTCGCCTGCGGCGGCGGATGCCGCGCAGGACGCGGCCGGGTGCGAGGCGGTGGAGATCCCGCCGGCTGCGAGCACCCAGCACCTGGACGAGCCGGCTCCGCCCGCCGAGCAGCTCTACGCGGTGCGTCCAACCGACAGCGGGCGCCACTTCGCCATCACGGCCCGGGTCGCCACCTACGACGAGCCGGTCGACGAGCGACGCACGACCCACAACCTGGAGCACGGCTCGGTCGTGGTGTGGTACCGGCCAGGGGTACTCCCCGACGAGCAGGTCTCTGCCCTGAAAGACTGGGCCAGCGCACGCAACCGCGCCGGGTTCCAGGGCCAGGGCGGCGCGGGAATCATCGTCTCGCCCTGGGAGGGGATGTTCCAGAGCAGCGACAAGGCGCTCGCCGTCCGGGCGTGGACGGTGGCGATGGACTGCGACCGCTTCGAGGAGCAGGCCCTCGACAAGTTCCTGATCGAGAACTTCGGGACGCACGGCCGCGCCCCGGAGGCGGCGATCGCCCGGTATCCCGAGGACGTCTTGTCGTTCGAGGAGGACGGAGCCACGCCCCAGCAGACAACGCCTCCGCCGACGCCGGGCGACGCAACGCCGGACGAGGAGTCGCCGACGCCGGGGCCGACGCAACCGGCCGAGACGGAGCCGTCGCCCGCCGGGTGA